In Rhodococcus qingshengii JCM 15477, the sequence TTCGACGGGTCGACTGCAGTGGGTCAGATGTCGACACTGGGCCATGTGACCTCGGACTTTCCAGCGACGTTCATCACCGGCGGAAACATCGACCCACTGACCGCCAGCCAGTCGAAACCCTTGGCAGAACGGCTCGCCGATCTGGGCGTCGAAGTAGACGCACTGTTCTACCCCGAAGATCACGAGCCTGCGCTAGACCACGAATATCAGTTCGACCTCGATACCGTGGACGGGATGGTCGCGTTCGATCGCACAGTCGCGTTCCTGCGCAACTACGTGCGTTAGCGCGGTCAGCGAATCACGTAAGGCGAAATCGAACTTCGGTGCTCGCTGATGTCGAGGTCTTTACCCAAGGGCGGGAAGGCACGTTGCGGACAGTTGAGGCGTTCGCAGACGCGGCAGCCCGAGCCGATCGGCGTTCCCGGATTCGACTCGTCCAGATCCAGACCGTCGCTGTAGACGAGTCGGTGGGCGTGTCGAATCTCGCATCCCAATCCGATGGCGAAGATCTTTGCGGGCTGTCCGTATCGAGCCGCTCGACGTTCGACCGTGCGAGCAACCCAGAGGTATCGGCGGCCGTCGGGCATCTGTGCGATCTGGGGCATGATCTTGCCCGGATACGAGAACGTCTCGTAGACGTTCCACAGCGGGCACGTACCGCCGCTGGTGGAGAAGTGGAATCCGGTGGCGGACTGACGCTTCGACATGTTTCCGGCACGGTCGACACGCACGAACATGAACGGAACCCCGCGAAGTTTGGGGCGCTGCAGAGTCGAGAGGCGGTGGCAGATCGTCTCGTAGCTCGCGGAATAGAAGGCGGACATGCGCTCGATGTCGTACCGGAAGTCCTCGGCGACGTCGTGGAACTGGCTGTATGGGAGCACGGTGGCCGCCGCGAAGTAGTTGGCCAATCCAAGTCGCGCCAAAGAGACCGAAGCTTCGCTGGTGAAGTTGCCTTCGGCCACCAACGAGTCGAGCAGATCGCCGTGCTCGAGGTACGCGAGTTCTGTCGCGAACTTGAAGACCTGTTGCCCGCCGGAGAGCCGTGCGGAGATTTCCAGGACCCTGGTATCCGGGTCGTAACGATGAAGTATGTTCTCGCCCAGGTCGACTCGTCGAACGATCTGCACGCCGTGGACGGTTTCGAGGCGTCTGGCGATCTCGCCGGCGACGTCGCCGCGATGAAAGCGCATCCGGGCAGTGAGTTCTTCGGCCGCGGTGTCGAGATCGTGAATGTAGTTCTGCCGCTGATAGAAGTAGTCGCGCACTTCCTCGTGCGGCATGGTGATCGAACCGCTGCCGCTGCCGTCCGAGAAACGGTCTTCCGTGGCTGCGGCGAGCTGCGCCGTCGTGTTGCGGAAGCGGCGATGCATGTTGACCATCGCCTTGGCCAGGCCCGGGTGCGTGGAGACCATCTCCGCGATTTCGTGGGCGTCGGCGTCGATGCCCATCTCCTGATCGAGGGCAACTTCACGCATTTCCGCGATCAGGCGCGTGTCGTCCTGCGGGGAGAAGAAGGTGGTGTCGACGCCGAAGACTTCACTGATTCGCAGGAGGACCGGCACGGTGAGTGGCCGGACGTCGTGCTCGATCTGATTGAGATAGCTTGCCGAGATCTCCAGCGTCTTGGCCAGCGAAGCCTGACTCAACCCGCGCTCGGTCCGCAGTTGGCGGAGCCGGACACCGACAAAGGTTTTCGACATTTTCCCAGGATACGAGTGACAGTCCGGCTTCGCAAAGGTGGGTTCGCAGAATTCGCACCGGTACCCCCTGTGAGTGGTTAAGGAGTCCTCACACTCCTCAACCACTCACGGGGCCGGAGGCCTAGACCCTGTTCTCCGAACGCGGAGCTCCGATTCCGGGATCGATCTGGAACGGCCCGCTCGACGAGGGTGCAAGGGGGAAGTCGAAGATCGCAGTCGGGAGATAGACCGTCGAACACGAGTTGGGGATATCCACGACACCCGACAGGCGACCCTCGATCGGCGCCGCACCGAGTAGCAGGTACGCCTGCTCTGGCGCGTACCCGAACTTGGTCAGATACTCGATCGCATGCAAGCACGCACGCTGGTAGGACAGATGTGAATCCAGGTACTTCTGTTCGCCGTCCAACGTGACGGAAGTGCCCGAGAACGCAAGCCACTCGGAATACTGCGGATCCGTGTTGCCCGGCATGAAGATGGCGTTCTCGGAAACACCGTAGGTATCCATTCCGCCCTTGATGATGTCCACACGAAGATCGATGAAGCCGCCCATCTCGATGGCACCGCAGAAAGTGATCTCACCGTCGCCCTGGGAGAAGTGGAGATCGCCGACCGACAGATTCGCACCGTCCACGAACACCGGATAGAAGATTCGGCTGCCCTTGGTGAGGTTCTTGATGTCCTGGTTTCCGCCGTTCTCACGCGGGGGAGCGGTGCGAGCCGCCTCGCCGGCCACGCGTGTGTACTCGTCACCGGTCAAGGTTCCCAGTACTGCATCGCGGGGCTCGGGCGGAAGCGCAAGCGGGGGAACCCGATTGGGATCGGTGGCAATGAGGGCACCCTCGCGGGCATTCCACTTGGCGAGCAGGGCTGCCGACGGAGCCGTGCCCATGAGTCCCGGGTGGACGATGCCCGTGAACGAGACGTGCGGAATGTGACGCGACGTCGCCGTTTGGCCGGAGAAATCCCAGACGGCTTTGTACGCGTCGGGGAACTGATCGGTGAGGAAGCCACCGCCGTTGTTCCGAGGGAAGATGCCGGTGTACCCCCAGCCTTGGCCGGCCAACGGACCCGAATCTTCTTGGGGGATAGGCCCGATATCCAAGATGTCGACGATCAAGAGGTCGCCGGGCTTCGCGCCTTCGACGGCAAAGGGGCCGGACAGCGTGTGGACCGTGGTCAGTGGCGCATTGAGAATGTCGTCGGCCGAGTCGTCGTTGTGTATTGCGCCGTCGAACCATTCGCGGCAATGGACACGAAACGCATCACCGGGTTTCACCGTCACCGCCGCTGGGATGTCCGGGTGCCACCGATTGTGGCCGACGATTGCCTGGTCGGTGAATTTCTTGGCGGAATCGAGTGGAAACAGCAGTTCAGGCATATGCACTCCTCATTCTCGAAGAAACGGAAAACTCGTGGCGGCAGGACTTTCGTGTCGGATCGGGACTCACGGCGAGGACGCGCGGTGAAGACGCTCAGGGGCGAGGTAGCTTGCGGTGCAACGGATTGGATGTCGTCGGCGGAGATTGCCGGCCGCGGCCGGGTAGCGACCCACTGACCACGGCAGGCTCGTGAGCCGATCGAGCAGTGCTGTCCAGTAGACCCATCGCGGCCGACGACGCGTGACTCAACCGGGGAG encodes:
- the ramB gene encoding acetate metabolism transcriptional regulator RamB, with the translated sequence MSKTFVGVRLRQLRTERGLSQASLAKTLEISASYLNQIEHDVRPLTVPVLLRISEVFGVDTTFFSPQDDTRLIAEMREVALDQEMGIDADAHEIAEMVSTHPGLAKAMVNMHRRFRNTTAQLAAATEDRFSDGSGSGSITMPHEEVRDYFYQRQNYIHDLDTAAEELTARMRFHRGDVAGEIARRLETVHGVQIVRRVDLGENILHRYDPDTRVLEISARLSGGQQVFKFATELAYLEHGDLLDSLVAEGNFTSEASVSLARLGLANYFAAATVLPYSQFHDVAEDFRYDIERMSAFYSASYETICHRLSTLQRPKLRGVPFMFVRVDRAGNMSKRQSATGFHFSTSGGTCPLWNVYETFSYPGKIMPQIAQMPDGRRYLWVARTVERRAARYGQPAKIFAIGLGCEIRHAHRLVYSDGLDLDESNPGTPIGSGCRVCERLNCPQRAFPPLGKDLDISEHRSSISPYVIR
- a CDS encoding FmdB family zinc ribbon protein — its product is MPLYEFRCTGCGPLERSFAMAEVPQSITCPQCSLESKRVVSSPRLSHASSAAMGLLDSTARSAHEPAVVSGSLPGRGRQSPPTTSNPLHRKLPRP
- the fmdA gene encoding formamidase — translated: MPELLFPLDSAKKFTDQAIVGHNRWHPDIPAAVTVKPGDAFRVHCREWFDGAIHNDDSADDILNAPLTTVHTLSGPFAVEGAKPGDLLIVDILDIGPIPQEDSGPLAGQGWGYTGIFPRNNGGGFLTDQFPDAYKAVWDFSGQTATSRHIPHVSFTGIVHPGLMGTAPSAALLAKWNAREGALIATDPNRVPPLALPPEPRDAVLGTLTGDEYTRVAGEAARTAPPRENGGNQDIKNLTKGSRIFYPVFVDGANLSVGDLHFSQGDGEITFCGAIEMGGFIDLRVDIIKGGMDTYGVSENAIFMPGNTDPQYSEWLAFSGTSVTLDGEQKYLDSHLSYQRACLHAIEYLTKFGYAPEQAYLLLGAAPIEGRLSGVVDIPNSCSTVYLPTAIFDFPLAPSSSGPFQIDPGIGAPRSENRV